A genomic region of Sciurus carolinensis chromosome 7, mSciCar1.2, whole genome shotgun sequence contains the following coding sequences:
- the Mymx gene encoding protein myomixer, protein MPAPLLPLLLRGLLSRLLLPAARLARQHLLPLLRRLARRLGSQDVREALLGCLLFVLSQRHQPDAGETSRVDHPERRERLGPQK, encoded by the coding sequence ATGCCTGCCCCACTGCTCCCACTGCTGCTGAGAGGGCTGCTGTCCCGCCTGCTGCTGCCTGCCGCCCGCCTGGCCCGCCAGCACCTCCTGCCCCTGCTGCGCCGACTGGCCCGTCGCCTGGGCTCCCAGGATGTGCGAGAGGCTCTACTGGGCTGTTTGCTGTTTGTCCTCAGCCAGCGACATCAGCCAGATGCTGGGGAGACCTCCAGAGTGGACCACCCGGAGAGGAGGGAGAGATTAGGCCCCCAGAAGTGA